GCGCGCGGGCAGAGCCGGGGCCGCGCCGCTGCCGCGCTCGGGCCGACCTGAGTGAGGACTGCGCGGAGCCTCCCGCGGGCGGGCCCGGCCGGCGCCCGCCCCTCCCGCCCGCCGCTGATTGGTGCCGCTCGCGGCTCGAGGCTCGAGCGCGCGCTGCCCCGGGGCGCGCTCCCCGCATGGGACGCGGCGCTTCCAGCGGGCCGGGGCAGCGGCAGGGCCGGCAgagcccggcggggccgggcagggcggcTGCCGCCTGCGCCTTCGGCCTTCGAACCGAAGGGCGCTACTGAGCGGGGAGAAACCGCGAGCCCGCGGGGAATGGAGGCGGCTGCCAGCTGCAGCTTTAGCCAGCGGTCTTGAGACTGTGAACGGAAGCGAGGGGAGCGGATTTAGTAAAAACAGGGCGAGCCCGCCCTGCCCCGCTCtccggcgctgccgccgccgccgccctccTAGCTGTTCCCCACAAGCCCCTGCTGGAAGCGGGCGGGACGGGGCCAGGGCGCGTTTCCCGCCCCGGAGGCGGGGCCTTTTCCCGGGCTCGCGAAAAGCGCCCAATGGGCGCGGGCAGCGGGGTATAAATAGCGGCGGCTGTGAGCCGCGGCCGCAGTGAGTGTTGTGAGCGGAGAAGCGGGTGGTCATGGCGCGCACGAAGCAGACGGCGCGGAAGTCGACGGGCGGCAAGGCGCCCCGCAAGCAGCTGGCCACCAAGGCTGCCCGCAAGAGCGCGCCGGCCACGGGCGGCGTCAAGAAGCCGCACCGCTACCGGCCCGGCACGGTGGCGCTGCGCGAGATCCGGCGCTACCAGAAGTCCACGGAGCTGCTGATCCGCAAGCTGCCCTTCCAGCGCCTGGTGCGCGAGATCGCGCAGGACTTCAAGACCGACCTGCGCTTCCAGAGCTCGGCCGTCATGGCGCTGCAGGAGGCCAGCGAGGCCTACCTGGTGGGGCTCTTCGAGGACACCAACCTGTGCGCCATCCACGCCAAGCGTGTCACCATCATGCCCAAGGACATCCAGCTGGCCCGCCGCATCCGCGGAGAGCGCGCCTGAGCTCCCTGCTGTAACCCACGCAGACCCAAAGGCTCTTTTAAGAGCCACTACACAGACAATAAAAGAGCTGTGGCACTTTTGCAGAACGTGAACGCTTTATTAAATTGAGTGAGGAAGACTGCTGAGGTTCAGTTGTACGGATTGTGTACCTCATTGAAATTCATGATTAAGTTGTGCGATTTCCCTTACATGACTGGAGGAAATACCAGATCTGTACATTCATGGTGGAACAAGAGTTCACATCCACGTGACTGATACTACAGGGGCTTGGTCCAGGACCTAATAAATGAAAAGCGCCCCACACCCCCTGAAACGATGCTTAAACAAGCGCAACAGCTCTTTTATTGCGTTTTTGTGGTGGCTCTTAAAAGAGCCTTTGGGTCTGCGTGGGTTACAGCAGGGAGCTCAGGCGCGCTCTCCGCGGATGCGGCGGGCCAGCTGGATGTCCTTGGGCATGATGGTGACACGCTTGGCGTGGATGGCGCACAGGTTGGTGTCCTCGAAGAGCCCCACCAGGTAGGCCTCGCTGGCCTCCTGCAGCGCCATGACGGCCGAGCTCTGGAAGCGCAGGTCGGTCTTGAAGTCCTGCGCGATCTCGCGCACCAGGCGCTGGAAGGGCAGCTTGCGGATCAGCAGCTCCGTGGACTTCTGGTAGCGCCGGATCTCGCGCAGCGCCACCGTGCCGGGCCGGTAGCGGTGCGGCTTCTTGACGCCGCCCGTGGCCGGCGCGCTCTTGCGGGCAGCCTTGGTGGCCAGCTGCTTGCGGGGCGCCTTGCCGCCCGTCGACTTCCGCGCCGTCTGCTTCGTGCGCGCCATGACCACCCGCTTCTCCGCTCACAACACTCACTGCGGCCGCGGCTCACAGCCGCCGCTATTTATACCCCCGCTGCCCGCGCCCATTGGCCGCTCGCGCGGCAGCGGCCGGCTGCCATTGGGCGCTTTTCGCGAGCCCGGGAAAAGGCCCCGCCTCCGGGGCGGGAAACGCGTcctggccccgccccgccccccccgCCCCCTTCCAGCAGGGGCTTgcggggcacagctgggacggcagcggcggcagcgtcGGAGAGCGGGGTAGGGCGGGCTC
This region of Zonotrichia albicollis isolate bZonAlb1 chromosome 4, bZonAlb1.hap1, whole genome shotgun sequence genomic DNA includes:
- the LOC141728802 gene encoding histone H3, encoding MARTKQTARKSTGGKAPRKQLATKAARKSAPATGGVKKPHRYRPGTVALREIRRYQKSTELLIRKLPFQRLVREIAQDFKTDLRFQSSAVMALQEASEAYLVGLFEDTNLCAIHAKRVTIMPKDIQLARRIRGERA